In the Streptomyces sp. f51 genome, one interval contains:
- a CDS encoding TetR family transcriptional regulator — protein sequence MPERTEKPGLRERKKEETRRGLREAAGRLFAEHGFAQTTVADIAAEANVSERTFFRYFESKEALLLPDGIELFARIEEAFLARPEGDTPLEAACGAITDAVSYFASSSLTALAHPLGEIREQAREGLSRQFQQFEARLTALVQERLPADAPDADLQAAVIANCALSAARAVLRTLRDRRTAGVPVEPDRLLPQAFTFLTMIGASSS from the coding sequence ATGCCAGAGAGAACCGAGAAGCCCGGTCTGCGCGAGCGCAAGAAGGAAGAGACCCGGCGCGGGCTGCGGGAGGCCGCCGGACGGCTCTTCGCCGAGCACGGCTTCGCGCAGACCACGGTGGCCGACATCGCCGCCGAGGCGAACGTGTCGGAACGGACCTTCTTCCGCTACTTCGAGAGCAAGGAAGCCCTGCTTCTCCCCGACGGGATCGAGCTCTTCGCGCGCATAGAGGAGGCCTTCCTGGCCCGGCCGGAGGGCGACACCCCGCTGGAAGCGGCCTGCGGCGCCATCACCGACGCGGTCTCCTACTTCGCCTCCAGCAGTCTGACCGCGCTCGCGCATCCCCTCGGCGAGATCCGCGAACAGGCGCGCGAGGGCCTGTCCCGGCAGTTCCAGCAGTTCGAGGCACGCCTGACCGCACTCGTCCAGGAGCGCCTCCCGGCGGACGCGCCGGACGCCGACCTCCAGGCCGCGGTGATCGCCAACTGCGCGCTGTCGGCCGCGCGCGCCGTCCTGCGCACCCTGCGCGACCGCCGTACGGCCGGGGTCCCCGTGGAACCCGACCGGTTGCTCCCGCAGGCGTTCACCTTCCTGACCATGATCGGAGCCTCCTCCTCGTGA
- a CDS encoding ABC transporter permease — protein MSTVTVTDSPAPAPVRAARPEYKVTGRRVLRSEWAKLWSLRSTWITLGLGLVFLVAFGVIAAAHYKSELNSGRPLHRDDVAATALSLSVFGTNFAQLALGVLGVLITAGEYSTGMIRSTLAAVPRRLPVLWSKASVFGLVALVVATVGVFVAFTIDSGIVSGTPAALTMSHSGVVRSLLGAGLYLGLVGVIGTALGALLRSVAGGISVLVASLMLVPGLISLLPSSWQDNISPYLPSSAGESMFALTHDSTSLSPTAGLVVFLGWTVLALAGAAYRLVRTDA, from the coding sequence ATGAGCACCGTCACCGTCACCGACAGCCCGGCACCCGCACCCGTTCGAGCGGCACGTCCGGAGTACAAGGTCACCGGACGCCGTGTGCTGCGCTCCGAGTGGGCGAAGCTGTGGTCCCTGCGTTCCACCTGGATCACGCTCGGCCTCGGACTGGTGTTCCTCGTCGCGTTCGGCGTGATCGCCGCCGCGCACTACAAGTCCGAGCTCAACTCCGGGCGCCCCCTGCACCGGGACGACGTCGCGGCCACCGCGCTCAGCCTCTCCGTGTTCGGCACGAACTTCGCGCAGCTGGCACTCGGTGTCCTGGGTGTGCTGATCACCGCGGGCGAGTACTCGACCGGCATGATCCGCTCCACCCTGGCCGCCGTGCCGCGCCGCCTGCCGGTGCTGTGGTCCAAGGCCTCGGTGTTCGGACTGGTCGCGCTGGTCGTCGCCACCGTCGGTGTCTTCGTCGCCTTCACGATCGACAGCGGGATCGTCTCGGGCACGCCCGCGGCCCTGACCATGTCCCACTCCGGCGTGGTGCGCAGCCTGCTGGGCGCCGGCCTCTACCTCGGTCTGGTCGGCGTGATCGGCACCGCCCTCGGCGCGCTGCTCCGCTCGGTCGCCGGCGGCATCTCGGTCCTGGTCGCCTCGCTGATGCTGGTGCCCGGCCTGATCTCGCTGCTGCCCAGCTCGTGGCAGGACAACATCAGCCCGTACCTGCCGAGCAGCGCGGGTGAGTCGATGTTCGCGCTGACCCACGACTCGACCTCGCTGTCGCCGACGGCCGGTCTGGTGGTCTTCCTCGGCTGGACCGTGCTCGCGCTGGCGGGCGCCGCCTACCGGCTCGTCCGCACGGACGCCTGA
- a CDS encoding sensor histidine kinase has protein sequence MNIDDTAPREAADDPPFAEAELPWNHPLARALSRLGRRFKRGDRGRPWILDSAVTAVVALLFCVPDLVHDGDGRHHPFDSQFTHLSLPGTLALQAGLVVPLLWRRKRPFPAFGVITAVFILQLALGVWLRADVAVLIGLYSLVLHGELRRLPLACAVIAGALGLVAVRLPSDVHVLDALFFLFCAITAAVALGLAVRIRRAQLAVLRDRATRLEVERDQRSRLAAAAERTRVAREMHDIVGHNLSVIITLADGGAYASDVAPERGKQALLLIGDTGRQALGELRRMLGVLREQPAVPSAPELSPQPGIGDIDALCERIRAAGPRVVHRSSGELGSLDRGVQLAVYRIVQEALTNALKHGGPETRVDLAVSVEETLLHIDVHDTGPGTGNARPRPHDDEGHGIPGMRERAALYDGTVVAGPAPDGGWTLRATLDLTPPPGTDLAPSAVSGGAT, from the coding sequence ATGAACATCGACGACACCGCCCCGCGCGAGGCCGCGGACGATCCGCCCTTCGCCGAGGCGGAACTGCCGTGGAACCACCCCCTGGCCCGTGCGCTGTCACGGCTCGGCCGCCGTTTCAAGCGCGGCGACCGGGGCCGGCCGTGGATCCTCGACTCGGCGGTGACGGCCGTCGTCGCCCTGCTGTTCTGTGTGCCGGACCTGGTGCACGACGGGGACGGCCGGCACCATCCGTTCGACTCCCAGTTCACCCACCTGTCGCTGCCCGGCACGCTCGCGCTCCAGGCCGGTCTCGTGGTCCCGCTGCTGTGGCGGCGCAAGCGGCCCTTCCCCGCCTTCGGCGTGATCACCGCGGTGTTCATCCTCCAGCTGGCGCTGGGGGTCTGGCTGCGCGCCGACGTCGCCGTCCTGATCGGCCTGTACAGCCTGGTCCTGCACGGGGAACTGCGGCGGCTGCCGCTGGCCTGCGCGGTCATCGCCGGCGCGCTGGGCCTCGTCGCCGTACGGCTGCCGTCCGACGTGCATGTGCTCGACGCGCTGTTCTTCCTCTTCTGCGCCATAACCGCGGCCGTCGCGCTCGGCCTCGCGGTCCGGATCCGGCGCGCCCAGCTCGCCGTCCTGCGGGACCGCGCGACCCGTCTGGAGGTCGAGCGCGACCAGCGCAGCAGACTGGCCGCCGCCGCCGAACGCACCCGGGTGGCCCGCGAGATGCACGACATCGTCGGCCACAACCTCTCCGTCATCATCACCCTCGCCGACGGCGGCGCGTACGCGAGCGACGTCGCGCCCGAACGCGGGAAGCAGGCCCTGCTGCTCATCGGTGACACCGGGCGCCAGGCGCTCGGTGAGCTGCGCCGCATGCTGGGCGTCCTGCGTGAGCAGCCCGCGGTCCCGAGCGCGCCCGAGCTCAGCCCCCAGCCGGGGATCGGGGACATCGACGCCCTGTGCGAGCGGATCCGGGCCGCGGGCCCGCGGGTCGTCCACCGCAGCAGCGGCGAACTGGGCAGCCTGGACCGGGGTGTCCAGCTGGCCGTGTACCGCATCGTCCAGGAGGCTCTCACCAACGCCCTCAAGCACGGGGGCCCCGAGACGCGCGTCGATCTCGCGGTGAGCGTCGAGGAGACGCTGCTGCACATCGACGTCCACGACACCGGCCCGGGTACCGGCAACGCCCGTCCCCGGCCGCACGACGACGAAGGACACGGGATCCCCGGCATGAGAGAACGCGCGGCCCTCTACGACGGAACGGTCGTCGCCGGGCCCGCGCCCGACGGCGGATGGACCCTGCGGGCCACCCTCGACCTCACCCCTCCGCCCGGGACCGACCTCGCGCCCTCGGCCGTCTCGGGCGGTGCCACGTGA
- a CDS encoding ATP-binding cassette domain-containing protein has product MIEAQQLTKRYGEKTAVDQLDFVVKPGTVTGFLGPNGAGKSTTMRMIVGLDAPSAGSVTVNGKQYARHTAPLQEVGALLEAKSIHPGRSAFDHLMAQAYTHGIPRRRVEEVIELTGLQSVAKKRAGAFSLGMGQRLGIAAALLGDPATIMLDEPVNGLDPEGVLWIRNLLTGLAADGRTVFVSSHLMSEMALVADHLIVVGRGRLLADTTVRELVQQAGGDTVTVASDQASRLREVLAGPGVEVTGAAGSEELQVTGLSARDIGLKAAEHGIALFELSSRTVSLEEAFMELTRDAVEYHASVTVEAPGRAA; this is encoded by the coding sequence ATGATCGAGGCACAACAGCTGACGAAGCGGTACGGGGAGAAGACGGCGGTGGACCAGCTGGACTTCGTCGTGAAGCCCGGCACCGTCACCGGCTTCCTCGGCCCCAACGGCGCGGGCAAGTCGACCACCATGCGCATGATCGTCGGACTGGACGCGCCGTCCGCCGGCAGCGTCACGGTCAACGGCAAGCAGTACGCCCGGCACACCGCCCCGCTCCAGGAGGTCGGCGCGCTCCTCGAGGCCAAGTCGATCCACCCGGGCCGTTCCGCTTTCGACCACCTCATGGCCCAGGCCTACACCCACGGCATTCCGCGCCGCCGGGTGGAGGAGGTCATCGAACTGACCGGACTCCAGTCCGTGGCCAAGAAGCGCGCGGGCGCCTTCTCCCTCGGCATGGGCCAGCGCCTCGGCATCGCCGCGGCCCTCCTCGGCGACCCTGCCACGATCATGCTCGACGAGCCGGTCAACGGACTGGACCCCGAGGGCGTGCTGTGGATCCGCAACCTGCTGACCGGACTCGCGGCGGACGGCCGTACGGTCTTCGTCTCCTCGCACCTGATGAGCGAGATGGCGCTGGTCGCCGACCACCTGATCGTCGTCGGACGCGGTCGTCTGCTGGCGGACACCACCGTGCGTGAGCTCGTCCAGCAGGCCGGCGGCGACACCGTCACCGTGGCGTCCGACCAGGCGTCCCGGCTGCGCGAGGTCCTGGCCGGTCCCGGCGTCGAGGTCACCGGTGCGGCCGGGTCCGAGGAGCTCCAGGTGACGGGTCTTTCCGCACGGGACATCGGCCTCAAGGCCGCCGAGCACGGCATCGCGCTGTTCGAGCTCAGCTCCCGGACCGTCTCGCTCGAAGAGGCGTTCATGGAGCTGACCCGCGACGCCGTCGAGTACCACGCCAGCGTCACCGTCGAGGCCCCTGGGAGGGCGGCATGA